The DNA window GATGAATTTGATCATACTGCACACTAAAGAAAACACTCTTGGCTTAGCGTCTATGCATTGTTGAACTCTTACTTGAAAGTCAAATTACATTGGTTACAGTGTTTGCCACTACGTTTTATTAAAGAATGATGgaatatgcattatcattaaacAGTTTGATATTTGGTTTTAATAGGAAGGCCTAAAATTGAAAAACTGGAGATTGAAGGAAGAGGTTTTCATACTAACCTATATGCTGTTCGGGGTATCTATAGCGGAGGCAAAGAAGGCAAGAGTAAAATACAATGGCTGAGATCGATGGTCGGAAGTCCTGATCTCATCTCTATACCTGGTATGATTTTGCTGTAAATCTATAATGCTAGGGATGTGTATACACTTTAACTGTATTGTAATGTTTAACTTTTAATGTGCATGAATGTTTGCCCAATTTTTGGTGCTTGTATGCAATATCCATGCACTCCGAAGTTAATATAACTGAACTAACTTGTCCAGGCGAAATTGGAAGAATGTATGAAGCTAATGTTGACGATGTCGGGTATAGACTTGTTGCAATTTATACACCTGTGAGAGAGGATGGAGTTGAGGGGCAACCTATTTCAGTTTCAACAGAGCCGATTGCAGTTGGTACAGTCAAATCACCTACCATACCGTTTCCTGTTCATGTTCATTTATTGTTGATTCCTGCAATTTTATCTGGTTTTAAGCAGCACTAAGTACTACTGCTGTCATCTTGCAGAACCTGAAATTTACAAGGAAGTGAAACAGAAGCTGGATGATGGTTCAGTGAAATTTGAGGTGACACTGATTTAATTTATAATGGTGTTATTTGCTGGTATTTTAGAGCCATCATAGTGAGCTACTTGCACTGCTGTTGGCTGTTGCTGAGAATGAGCGTTTCTTAGTCGGCTATTTCCCCTCCAAAACCTAGTGCTGATAAACTCCACAGCAGAGTGACCATTTCTTTGAAAAGCAGCAATTTCAAGCCTAACACCGCCCAATTTGTGCTGTTTCCACAACAGTTCTGTACCTATCAGTTATCTTCAATGTAATTTATTCTTTGTTTCTGCCTGAACAGGTTCTGTGTGACAAGGACCGAACACCCAAAAAGGTACGCCATGCCATAACCTGCATGCTCACCCTGGACTTCAGCTATTCCTAACAACTAACGATTCCATTTTGCAAACACAACAGGCTCAAGTAATGGGACATTTGGAGCGTAGAGTTTTGGAAGTCAACCGAAAGAGGATTAAAGTAGTAAAGCCTGGATCCAAGACATCATTCCCGACTACTGAAGTACGAGGAACATATGCTCCACCTTTCCATGTGAGTTCTTCACGTGACTACTATGAATCTATTACAGGTAGATATCTTCTCGACTTTTCGATGTAGAGATGACGGTAAAAATTAATTGATCTTGCAGGTTGAGCTGTATCGCAATGATCAGCACCGCTTCAAGATTGTGGTCGATGGTGAGAGCGAAGTCGACCTGATGGTGCAGACGCGGCACATGCGGGACGTCATCATCCTCACGATCAGAGGCCTCGCCCAGAAGTTCAACAGCACCTCCCTCAACACGCTTCTCAAGATCGAGGCATGAGGGAGGAATAGGGATACCTGCCTGAAACACCTGACAGTGTGAAACCAACTAGTACTAGGGAAGCCGTTCCATATTACAGTTGCCGGTTAGAGTGCGTGTATTTAGTAGGATTTGAAGCGTGGCAGATTGTGTGTGTGGGTGTGGGATGGCTGTGCGTGTTGCGTTACAGGTTTTTGCTGGTTGATTTATCAAATCAGGAGCAGCATCAGCTGGTTGCTCCTCTGACTCGTCATGAAATGTACATAGGAGTGTCTAGAGTGAGAGAGTGGTGCTGCTTGGTGCTGTATTTATGCACAGGTTGTGTTCGTCAACTGCCATTTCTGACGCTAAGCATGTTGATGAGGTGGTTTTGCTAAATTTTTCTCGTGGTCGCCGGCTTTGCGTGTGTGTACGCATAAAATTTAGTTGGTCCAATGCTGGTCAGAGTGCCTGCACACTTTTTTTCTGTACGTGCAATAGTACTCTACGAAGCTGTATTTGCATACGTGTTACGCTGCGAATGTAAACTCATCTGTTCATAGGAAAAAGAAAACCATCGGTCACGCGAATTTGTGCCGGCCAATGCGAGGTTGTACTGGTTTTGTTTGATGCAGTACTACTTGGTAAAGCCGGGCTTATTTTCTGTGGATCGTAATGTTTACAACAATTCGTGTTCCATCATTTCCTTGTGTCTTCCTTTCGCTCGCACACTGACGGTATCTTCACCAAGCTTGTTGACGACCAGCTCACCAGCACCTGCAAAGCCTGTACCTCTCAGCCTCTCAGGGTCAGGCCTCAGCAAGCAATGTGCGAGCAGTATCTTATCCAATCCCACGTGGCAGCTCCCCTACTCTTACCAGGGCGCGCCACGTCAGAGCCGAGGATCCGGAACCTATCCGCGAGTGGCCGCTGCCGGCCACAAGCTGCCCCTGTGGCTCCCATGTCCCATCTCCCGTGTCCAAGCTTTAAGACACGCGCACTCCACAACCGCCACGCCTGAAGTACCACACGTTCAGCTCGGGCAGTAGAGCAGCACAGACGTCGCCATGGCCTCCCagctctccgccgccgcgtccaTGTCCGCCGCCGTGCCGCAGTTCCACGGCCTCCGGAGCTACGCCTCGCCCCGGTCCGTGGCGGCGCTGCCGCCGGTGAGGGCCGGCAGGAAGCGGGCCCAGGGCATCCGGTGCGACTACATCGGCTCGGCCACCAACCAGGTAATACCAACCAATCCTGATGAGCTAGCCTTCGCTTTAAATGAAAATTTTGTTGCTGGTTACATTCGACTAACTAATGGTCGGGGATCGATGCCAGATCATGGTGCTGTCGACGACGCTGATGCTGTTCGCGGGGCGGTTCGGGCTGGCGCCGTCGGCGAACCGGAAGGCGACGGCGGGGCTGAAGCTGGAGTCCCGCGACTCGGGCCTGCAGACCGGCGACCCCGCCGGGTTCACGCTCGCCGACACGCTGGCCTGCGGCGCCGTCGGCCACATCATCGGCGTCGGCATCGTGCTCGGGCTCAAGAACACCGGCGCGCTCGACCAGATCATCGGCTAGGTCTATTCACTCGTCACTCGCGCCGCCGGGCGGTGACTATGTAACCTGCGTGTGTACATCGACTGTGCGCTCATGCATCTCGTTCCAATGGACATAGCTTGTTTCTCCTTTTGGCCCCAGAGCTATCAGGTTCAGTACGTTCTTGACATTCTTCCGGAGCCAGTTTACAGAATTTTCAAACAGAGCATCCCTTTGTTGATCTACCAGTTTCCGGCGTACAAATTTTGCTGGAACAACCACCGCCAAAAGAAACGAAGAAGATTACCAATGGGGAAAAAAACTAAAACCAAAGAGAGTAAAAGATACAACCCAATCCGAACAAAGAACAAATAAGTCACGAAAATTAGAAAGGAGAAGATGTTGTGTGGAAGACAGTCGAGGAGTCAGAGTTGGATTGATAAGTCACCATAACAATCCGCCATCGACACGGACAGTATGACTGGGCGTCAGTGCGATTATCATCACCCTCCTCGCTGTCTCTCCCACAAATATTTCTCAACGAGACCTCCCTGTGATCTGCTAGTCGACCTCCACCAGAAAAATTTTGGTAGAACAACAAACTTAACAGACACAAAAAAGGGAACATTCCTGGTGAAAAAAAGAAACTGAAGGGTGCAGGAAAGATGAAGACCAAGCAAAAGAACAAATAATGCAAAAGCAAACttcaaggaaaaaaaaagtCAGAAAGGAGCAGACGAGGAGTCAGAGTTGGAAATATAGATTGCGAGGGCCGAGGAGCGTGAACCACGGAGCGGCAGGGCGCTGCCGGCAGGCGGCTGCCGCTCTGGGCGAGGCTGCGCCCGCGACACGCGAACGCGCCCCGGCGAGGCGGCGTCACGGTGAGGGGCGCTGCCGGCCTGCCGCGCAACCGCGCTGGGCGAGGGCAGCAAGGggcgagcggcgagcggcgagcCGGCAAGGGCGCTGGGCTGAGGCTGGGGGCGAGCGCCGGTGAGCTGGCTGCGGGGCGCCGTGTTCGGCTCGGCCGCGGCCAGCCGCCAGCGGCCGGGTGCGGACGGGGGTCGGGGATGGGGACCGGGGAAGCGGCCAGGAGAGGTCTGGGCGAGTGGGTGTGGCGGCTGGGCGGTGGAGGATGAGGTGTAGGTGGCTGCTCTCGTTGCGGGCTGGGAGAATTGGAATGGACCTTTGGACCTTGGCTgctgtgtttggttgggctcCGGCGCTCCGGCTCTAGTACTGTAGACCACTGCAGCGGGGTCAGGAGCTCCACCGGCTTGTTCTGTCCCCTGGGTAAAAACAAGCGGAGCAGGAGCTGTTTTTCTTACCGCTACATAGCGAAACAGCAACACACTAACGAAAGAGCTCAATCTGACGGGAGAGGAGCCCCACCAAAAAGGCTCTAATACTGGGCTCTTAGGTAAACGTCAGATAGTTCGGAAATTTTGGGTACCGGTGGTGTATACTCGAATTTTTCAAATTAAATTCGGATTTTTAAAAACATACCCGAAATAAAAATCGGGTATTTTGGGATCAGGTTCCAGTATTTCAGGATTAGAAAATTAAGACACGGACAGTATGACTGGGCGTCAGGGCGATTATCATCACCCTCATCGATGTCACACCATAAATATTTCTTAATCTTAACAATTAATAACATCAAGACAAATAAAGGCCACGAGAAACAAAAAACCCACCGCCAAAGTGCAGAACACCAGCTTTACGCGGTAGGCTGtttttttatattaactctaaaattgatttgcaGTGGCGGTGACGCCACCACCAGCccataaaaatattttttaattttattccgaaaatttatttaaatctttacctatagcaaaataaataaacGAAAGTAAACTGAGACACTATGGTTATTGTCaactatagataaaaaaatatatcaagtatattttagtgtatataaaggttaagattatgAAATATCAAaatatgacttgagttgtatgagatactacGTAGTCATAGCTATATATAGGGTATAACTATCAAATGATTTGATTCTAAGAAATCTTAAATAAAGAATGTAtaaaatataaaattttaaaattttagATCTTACCACTACAACTTTTGATATGGAGCTACTCTATATCTGAGGTTGTttggaaaaaaaatcaaaacttctAGATTTAAAAATTAGAGAAATTACAATAACCATGCTTCATTTGTAGGAGCGGATTATTTTTGATCTACTTAGAAAAAACGGAAAATTTCGATGAATGGATTCTGAAGTAGCGGCACCCTTTGTGCTCATCTTGCACTGAAGATTTTGCTCCAAAATAAAGGAGGTGCTCAAGGGCCATTACTTAGGCTGGTGCCAATGGGGGCGGTACCGCCCCCCTGTCGGCCCGGCTTAGGCAGGAGCGAGGCGAGAGGCGggcgggagggagagagaaggcagGAGCAATCCCGCCCGCGTTGGCAGGCGCGCGGGGGCCGGAGGCGGGCGGTAGCGAGACGGTGCGCTGGTGTCGGCGTGCGCGGGCGAGAGGAAATGACGTGGCGCGTTTTGATTGGTCCACGCGGACTATCCGTTGAACTAGCCGTTATTTGACCGTTTGAACACCAAAAAATTCGAAAAAAATTACAAAAAGTCCCAAATTTCATCTCCAaccccctataaataccccacccggTTTTCACTCCTTCCAAACCATGACCGGTTGGTCTCCAGATTTCCACACCTTCACCGATCTCTTACAGTCCGACGGGTCACAAGCATCTCTCTAAGATGACCCTTCTCCGATGCATCGCTGCTCCGATGTCAATTCTTCGCCGCAACCCCGGGCATTATTCCCCCCTGCTGCACCTCCGGCTCCGGGGGCACCTCCACCGCCATATCATTATCCGTACGGTCCATACTCATACCCACCACCTCCATATGCTCCACCTCCAGGCACAAGGAACGGGACTGAAGGTCTGTACCCACCACCTTCGTACGCTCCACCTCCATACGCTCCACCTCCATATGGTTCATACCCACCACCTCCGCGCGCGGCACCCACGGTTCCAAGCTCCGTCTCCGTTGAGTCTCAAAATGAAGGAGCGGGAGCGACTGAACCAAAGCGTCCAAAGAGACTTGACTGGACGATTGCGGAGGAGGAAAATTGGTAATTTAATTAGTGTTCATGTATTTAAATATCGTGTTTTTTCAAATAACTAACAATATGTTCGGGCTAGGTACATGCTTGGGTTTATCACACGAATGACTCTATCACCGGCAACAACCAGACCGGTTTGAGTTTTTGGGGCCAAATAGCGGAGACCTTCAACTCTATCGCGGAGCCGTCCCGTCGTCACACCGCGAAGCAACTGACGGATCATTGGAACGTGTGCAACCGCGAGGTGGCTCTGTTTAATGAATACTACATCCAAGAAGAAAGAGTATGTCAGAATGGAGCAAATGATGCAATGGTCATGGAGGGGGCAATGGCGAGGTACGAGAACGACCCGAAAGTGACGACAGCATTCAAGCGCCATCATCGGTGGAGAGCTGTTCGCCACGAACCCAAGTGGGCAGCGAAACATGATCCTGGCAGTGGATCCGATGTGAGTAGCAAGAGAACCCGCCTCGGAGTTTCGGGTGAGTACAGCTCCGGCAGAATAGAAGACACCGAGCAGGATATTGAGACTCGTCCAATAGACCGTGATAGGGCCATGGCGGCTAAGCGGAAGGAGAAGGCTAAGGGGAAGGAGAAGAGAAAGGAATCCTCATAAAGCAGTGCAGTAGCAAGTAAAGCATTTGCAATGAAGAATATATGGGGTGGTTTAGTGAAGGCTAAACTGTTCAAGCGATGGAGCGTAATGAAGTCCCGATCAACTGCAGATATAGACGAAGCAGAAAAACGTACTCATTTCAAGACCGTCAAGATGGTGGAAAAAGAGCTTGGACTAGACGAGAATTCGGAGGATTAGAATTTTCTTTTAATTATTATGTATTTTTGCTATTTTTAATTGCGATGTAATTTTCTTTTTTAATTATGATGTAATCGGTAATTTTTTTAGTTGAATAAAATTAGTTTATTGAATTATTTTGCGTACGCGA is part of the Panicum hallii strain FIL2 chromosome 2, PHallii_v3.1, whole genome shotgun sequence genome and encodes:
- the LOC112882594 gene encoding photosystem I reaction center subunit psaK, chloroplastic, which gives rise to MASQLSAAASMSAAVPQFHGLRSYASPRSVAALPPVRAGRKRAQGIRCDYIGSATNQIMVLSTTLMLFAGRFGLAPSANRKATAGLKLESRDSGLQTGDPAGFTLADTLACGAVGHIIGVGIVLGLKNTGALDQIIG